A portion of the Oxynema aestuarii AP17 genome contains these proteins:
- a CDS encoding IS607 family transposase, translating to MPKKYVTPKEAQAILGVSEKTLRNWDKQGKIRAIRIPSGHRRYDISSIDGKKNRARIIYARVSSHKQKADQDLQADYLLCLYPRAEVIKEIGSGLNYNRKKFKAILERVMSGDVEQLVVGHKDRLARFGFELLKWICELNHTELVVCNNTELSPEREMVEDILAIVHVFSYRLYGLRKYKSQIKEDPGLP from the coding sequence ATGCCGAAAAAATATGTCACCCCGAAAGAAGCGCAAGCAATTCTCGGAGTCTCTGAGAAGACCCTGCGAAATTGGGACAAACAAGGAAAAATACGTGCAATTAGAATTCCCTCTGGACATCGCAGGTATGACATATCCTCGATTGACGGAAAGAAAAATAGAGCCAGGATCATCTATGCCAGAGTCAGCAGTCACAAGCAAAAAGCAGACCAAGACCTGCAAGCAGATTACCTACTTTGCCTCTACCCAAGAGCCGAAGTCATCAAAGAAATCGGGTCAGGACTCAACTACAATCGAAAAAAATTTAAAGCCATTCTGGAACGAGTTATGTCAGGAGATGTCGAACAGCTTGTGGTCGGGCACAAAGACAGATTGGCAAGATTTGGATTTGAGTTGCTCAAATGGATTTGCGAACTCAACCATACAGAACTCGTGGTTTGCAACAACACAGAACTTAGTCCAGAAAGAGAAATGGTGGAAGACATACTGGCAATCGTTCACGTCTTCTCTTACCGACTCTATGGACTCAGGAAATACAAGTCTCAAATCAAAGAAGATCCGGGTTTACCCTGA
- a CDS encoding OmpA family protein → MTHSAPDSPSNSKPLAILKGTAIAVWRLCLLGSLSAGFLLLGMAIAHFYPHPNPHRPLLDTAIRLGRGGTLPASQSPPRDVPSPASSPSPSVSPSESEDGDRLPTSAPADSANPAPAPEPLSVTLPSDVFFAPASSTLNPDKTELLDNIISDLRNYQGATIRIAGHTDNTGDARANQELSAQRARAVAQYLTETLGDRYQWQSVGYGETRPLADNDSDLNRQRNRRIEIEIQPK, encoded by the coding sequence GTGACTCATTCGGCTCCAGATTCCCCCTCTAACTCCAAACCCCTCGCTATCTTGAAGGGGACAGCGATCGCCGTGTGGCGATTGTGCCTCTTAGGAAGCTTGAGTGCGGGTTTTCTACTCTTAGGCATGGCGATCGCCCATTTTTATCCCCATCCCAACCCCCATCGACCGCTTTTAGATACCGCCATCCGCCTCGGTCGTGGGGGAACCCTCCCCGCGAGCCAATCTCCCCCGAGGGATGTCCCCAGTCCAGCTAGCAGTCCTTCACCCTCGGTCTCTCCCTCGGAGTCCGAGGACGGCGATCGCCTACCGACCTCGGCACCTGCCGACTCTGCCAACCCGGCGCCCGCCCCCGAGCCTCTCAGCGTTACCCTACCGAGCGATGTTTTTTTCGCCCCCGCCAGCAGTACCCTCAACCCGGACAAAACCGAACTTTTGGACAATATAATTAGCGATCTGCGAAACTATCAGGGGGCGACGATCCGGATCGCCGGACATACGGACAATACCGGGGATGCACGGGCGAACCAAGAACTCTCGGCGCAGCGCGCCCGGGCGGTCGCCCAATATCTTACAGAGACCTTGGGCGATCGCTACCAGTGGCAAAGTGTCGGTTACGGCGAAACCCGTCCGCTCGCAGACAACGACAGCGACCTCAATCGACAACGCAACCGACGCATTGAAATCGAGATTCAGCCGAAATAA
- the fmt gene encoding methionyl-tRNA formyltransferase, with protein MKVVFFGTPYFAVPSLEILLAHKHFEVAAVITQPDKRRRRGNQLIPSAIKKVALARGIPVWQPRSVKKDANTLAQLEKLAADVFVVVAYGQILSPEILAMPRLGCVNVHASLLPQYRGAAPIQWSLYDGVSETGLTTMLMDEGMDTGPMLLKAKTPVELLENADLLARNLSNMGGELLVETLLKLERDRIKPIPQDEERASYARLIQKSDYALDWSRRAIALHNQIRGFYPHCTAQFRGEPLKIMASAPVGDDYWEDLPPSFSVLEHNWPVLYSGGGAIGEVVCIAKHIGPIVQTGDGLLLLQQVQLAGKRAQSGWDFANGAHLQVGEILHNG; from the coding sequence ATGAAAGTTGTATTTTTCGGGACTCCCTACTTTGCCGTACCGAGTTTGGAAATCTTACTGGCTCACAAGCACTTTGAAGTCGCGGCGGTCATTACCCAGCCGGACAAACGGCGGCGTCGGGGCAATCAGTTAATTCCCTCAGCCATCAAAAAAGTCGCCCTCGCCCGTGGGATCCCCGTGTGGCAACCGCGATCGGTGAAAAAAGACGCCAACACCCTAGCGCAACTGGAAAAACTCGCCGCCGACGTGTTCGTAGTGGTCGCTTACGGGCAAATCCTCTCGCCGGAAATCCTCGCGATGCCCCGTCTCGGCTGTGTCAACGTTCACGCCTCCCTGCTGCCTCAATATCGCGGTGCGGCGCCGATCCAATGGAGTCTCTACGACGGTGTTAGTGAAACCGGGTTGACTACCATGCTCATGGATGAAGGGATGGATACCGGGCCGATGTTGCTCAAGGCGAAAACTCCGGTGGAGTTATTGGAAAATGCCGATCTGCTCGCCCGCAATTTATCGAACATGGGAGGGGAGTTATTAGTCGAAACCCTGCTCAAGTTAGAGCGCGATCGCATCAAACCGATTCCCCAAGATGAGGAGCGCGCCAGTTACGCCCGCTTGATTCAAAAGAGCGATTACGCTTTGGATTGGTCCCGGCGGGCGATCGCCCTGCACAACCAAATTCGCGGCTTTTATCCCCACTGCACCGCCCAATTTCGCGGCGAACCGTTGAAAATTATGGCTTCGGCTCCCGTCGGAGACGATTACTGGGAGGATCTGCCCCCGTCTTTTAGCGTCTTGGAACACAACTGGCCCGTATTGTATTCCGGCGGCGGCGCGATCGGCGAGGTGGTCTGTATTGCCAAGCATATCGGCCCGATCGTGCAAACGGGGGACGGTCTGTTACTGTTACAGCAAGTTCAGTTAGCGGGAAAACGCGCTCAATCCGGATGGGATTTTGCCAACGGGGCTCACTTGCAAGTCGGCGAGATCCTGCACAATGGCTGA
- a CDS encoding acetyltransferase — MFLKEKSTGDLVEVMRIEDVYDPCLSEIMGRTHAGEEIQDPTTFTKAELIFPSGEALPRCWIDPEYAMLKARAQSFVIQVS, encoded by the coding sequence ATGTTTTTAAAAGAAAAAAGCACTGGCGACCTCGTTGAAGTCATGAGGATCGAAGATGTATACGATCCCTGCTTGAGCGAAATTATGGGACGTACCCATGCGGGAGAAGAAATTCAAGACCCGACCACGTTCACCAAAGCCGAACTCATTTTCCCGTCGGGAGAAGCCCTTCCCCGTTGCTGGATCGATCCAGAATATGCCATGTTGAAAGCTCGCGCTCAAAGCTTTGTCATCCAAGTCTCGTAA
- a CDS encoding CAP domain-containing protein: MTTNPEFINRVIQLVNELRAQSNLPGLSVDSQLLRAAQLHAEDMADNDFFSLTGSNGSTTGSRLREVGYQFTTFQENIGASSPTPEEIVQSWFNDPGQRTTLLREDVTNLGVGYFLLEGDTGNFNANHYWSLVVSTRSPGGIIRGFNSPNILQGSIGNDTIEGSVANDTLNGNGGDDQVLGRGGDDLLSGNDGNDTLLGEEGNDQLFGGQNEDFLDGGVGNDLLSGDKGNDRLQAGDGDDTLQGGEDNDTLYGSLGNDLLAGNTGNDILFGEEGIDTLDGGDGDDQLFGNADNDSLLGGTGNDLILGNQGNDEIIAGTGNDTVYGGKDNDVVFADAGEDLIFGDLGQDQLFGADGNDSIFGGDESDRLFGEAGNDFLSGNQGDDTLIGDVGNDSLYGGQGNDELFGDADDDFLFGDKGTDTLSGGDGADSLYGFDDNDILGGGNGDDFLAGNQGSDSIRGGEGADTLQGGKDNDVLFGEVGEDQLLGDFGNDTLFGGDDNDGLDGGEDNDLLFGNEANDTLFGNFGDDTLDGGDGDDQLNGNEGADQLLGQAGNDTLNGGEEADTLNGGSGNDVVQGDADNDILFGEEGNDTLNGGDGNDILNAAAGEDNLQGGTGDDSLLAGEGNDTLDGGDGADTMFAGVGNDIVRGGAGDDSIFGEVGSDTLQGDTGNDTILGGDNDDIIEGGAGNDLLLGQGGNDTLSGGDGSDSLLGGAGAFAQYTGGAGRDFFVLQRGTQVTITDYEDDIDKFVLADGLTPDDLLLSAPVGESPSDTTIVLREDPAVVIALLVGFDPEFRDTLITSGDFI; this comes from the coding sequence ATGACGACTAACCCCGAATTTATTAACCGCGTCATCCAACTCGTCAACGAGTTGCGCGCGCAGTCTAACCTACCCGGATTGAGCGTCGATTCGCAACTGTTGCGAGCCGCCCAACTCCACGCCGAAGACATGGCGGATAACGACTTTTTCAGTCTCACCGGATCCAACGGATCCACCACAGGCTCTCGCCTCAGAGAAGTCGGCTATCAGTTCACCACCTTTCAGGAAAATATCGGCGCCTCCTCGCCAACCCCAGAAGAAATCGTCCAAAGTTGGTTTAACGACCCCGGACAGCGCACCACCTTACTGCGAGAAGACGTCACCAATCTCGGCGTCGGCTACTTCTTGCTCGAAGGCGATACCGGAAACTTCAACGCCAACCATTACTGGTCTTTAGTCGTCAGCACGCGATCGCCCGGCGGCATCATTCGCGGCTTCAACAGTCCCAACATCCTCCAAGGAAGTATTGGCAACGATACCATCGAAGGCTCCGTCGCCAACGACACCCTCAACGGCAACGGCGGCGACGACCAAGTATTAGGTCGCGGCGGCGACGACTTGCTCAGTGGCAACGACGGCAACGACACCCTCCTCGGGGAAGAAGGCAACGACCAGCTCTTCGGCGGTCAAAACGAAGACTTCCTCGATGGCGGCGTCGGTAACGATCTACTCTCCGGCGACAAAGGTAACGATCGCCTGCAAGCCGGAGACGGCGACGACACCCTTCAAGGCGGCGAAGATAACGACACCCTCTACGGTTCCCTCGGCAACGACTTACTCGCAGGCAATACAGGCAACGACATTCTCTTCGGCGAAGAAGGCATCGATACCCTCGACGGCGGCGACGGCGACGACCAACTCTTCGGTAATGCCGATAACGACAGCTTGCTCGGCGGAACGGGCAACGATCTGATCTTGGGCAACCAAGGCAACGACGAAATCATCGCCGGAACCGGAAACGATACCGTTTACGGCGGTAAAGATAACGATGTCGTCTTTGCCGACGCCGGGGAAGATTTAATCTTCGGCGATCTCGGTCAAGACCAGCTTTTCGGTGCCGACGGCAACGACTCGATCTTCGGTGGCGACGAAAGCGATCGCCTCTTCGGCGAAGCCGGAAACGACTTTCTCAGTGGCAACCAAGGCGACGACACCCTAATTGGCGATGTCGGTAATGACAGTCTCTACGGCGGTCAGGGCAACGACGAACTGTTCGGCGATGCCGACGACGACTTCCTCTTCGGCGACAAAGGCACCGACACCCTCAGTGGCGGCGACGGCGCCGATTCCCTCTACGGCTTCGACGATAACGACATCCTCGGCGGCGGCAACGGCGACGATTTCCTCGCCGGAAACCAAGGCAGCGACAGCATTAGAGGTGGCGAAGGCGCCGACACCCTCCAAGGCGGTAAAGACAATGACGTTTTATTCGGCGAAGTCGGCGAAGACCAACTTTTAGGGGACTTCGGCAACGATACCCTCTTCGGCGGCGACGACAACGACGGTCTCGACGGGGGCGAAGACAACGACCTCTTATTCGGCAATGAAGCCAACGACACCTTATTTGGCAATTTCGGCGACGACACCCTCGACGGCGGCGACGGCGACGACCAGCTCAACGGCAACGAAGGAGCCGACCAACTCTTAGGTCAAGCCGGAAACGATACCTTAAATGGGGGAGAAGAAGCCGATACCCTCAACGGCGGTTCCGGGAACGACGTCGTACAAGGGGACGCGGATAATGACATTCTCTTCGGCGAAGAAGGAAACGACACCCTCAACGGCGGTGACGGCAACGATATTTTAAATGCGGCAGCCGGAGAAGATAACCTACAAGGCGGTACCGGGGATGACAGTTTGCTAGCCGGGGAAGGGAACGATACCCTCGACGGCGGCGACGGCGCGGACACGATGTTTGCCGGGGTCGGCAACGATATCGTGCGCGGCGGTGCGGGCGATGACAGCATCTTTGGAGAAGTCGGCAGCGATACGTTGCAAGGAGATACCGGGAACGACACGATTCTCGGCGGCGACAATGACGACATCATCGAGGGGGGTGCGGGCAACGACTTGCTCCTCGGTCAAGGGGGGAACGATACCCTTTCCGGCGGTGACGGCAGCGATTCTCTCCTCGGCGGTGCGGGTGCGTTCGCCCAATATACTGGAGGGGCGGGTCGCGATTTCTTCGTCCTGCAACGAGGAACGCAAGTGACGATTACGGATTACGAGGATGATATCGATAAATTCGTTCTCGCCGATGGTTTAACTCCCGACGATCTGTTATTGTCGGCTCCGGTGGGTGAAAGTCCCAGCGATACGACGATCGTCTTGCGCGAGGATCCGGCGGTAGTGATTGCCCTGCTGGTTGGGTTCGATCCCGAGTTTCGCGATACACTCATTACTTCCGGCGACTTTATTTAA
- a CDS encoding NusA N-terminal domain-containing protein — protein MSMVTLPGLSTLIESMSQQRNLPASAVQEALQEALLKGYERYRRQHGEDDPNLLSEDYFENFSVQLDLQAEGFRVVARKTIVEQVSQPDREISIASKGAQRARASLGQVVMVDVTPKQEAFGRLAAHQTKMVLTQKLQEQQCKFVQTHFAHLRGTVLDATVRRHDRRGVILAIDSGVDGLHVEAELPHYDKLPNDDYTEDAHFKVYLKKVYDNPSSRPLLRVSRASSHLIEGLLVETVPALREQQVEIKAISRDAIPRDREVTPRSKVAVASADPAIDPVAACLGDNGELVTAIGAQMNGEKIEILPWSEDPIALIATALSPAQVREVRLLDEEGREAVVVVAADQEALANGPNAQNLHLAARLTGWKLKLETVAAE, from the coding sequence ATGTCAATGGTCACTCTACCCGGACTCAGCACGCTGATCGAAAGCATGAGTCAACAGCGTAATTTACCCGCCTCTGCCGTGCAAGAGGCCCTGCAAGAAGCCTTACTCAAAGGATACGAGCGCTATCGCCGCCAACACGGCGAGGACGACCCCAATCTGTTGAGTGAGGATTATTTCGAGAATTTTTCCGTCCAATTGGACTTGCAAGCGGAAGGATTTCGGGTGGTGGCCCGCAAAACGATTGTCGAGCAGGTCAGCCAACCCGATCGCGAAATCTCGATCGCCTCGAAAGGCGCCCAACGCGCCCGCGCCAGTCTCGGTCAGGTGGTGATGGTCGATGTTACGCCGAAACAAGAAGCGTTCGGACGACTGGCGGCCCATCAAACCAAGATGGTGTTAACTCAAAAGTTGCAAGAACAACAGTGCAAGTTCGTCCAAACTCATTTCGCCCACTTGCGCGGTACGGTTCTCGACGCGACAGTGCGCCGTCACGATCGCCGGGGGGTGATTCTGGCGATCGATAGCGGAGTCGATGGACTCCACGTGGAAGCGGAATTACCCCACTACGACAAACTCCCCAACGATGACTATACAGAAGACGCTCACTTCAAAGTATATCTGAAGAAGGTCTACGACAATCCCAGTTCTCGCCCCTTATTGCGCGTCTCGCGGGCGAGCAGTCATTTAATTGAAGGTTTGCTCGTGGAAACGGTTCCGGCCCTGCGGGAGCAACAAGTAGAAATTAAGGCGATCTCGCGCGATGCGATCCCCCGAGATCGCGAGGTGACACCGCGCTCGAAAGTCGCTGTTGCCTCGGCGGATCCGGCGATCGATCCCGTCGCCGCCTGTCTCGGCGATAATGGAGAGTTAGTGACGGCGATCGGCGCTCAAATGAACGGTGAAAAAATCGAGATCCTTCCCTGGTCCGAGGATCCGATCGCCTTGATTGCGACGGCGCTAAGTCCGGCCCAAGTGCGCGAAGTTCGCTTGCTCGACGAGGAAGGACGGGAAGCCGTCGTCGTCGTCGCCGCCGACCAAGAAGCCCTGGCGAACGGACCGAACGCACAAAATTTGCACTTGGCTGCTCGTCTGACAGGATGGAAGTTAAAGCTCGAAACCGTCGCCGCCGAGTGA
- a CDS encoding RNA-guided endonuclease InsQ/TnpB family protein: MDSGNTSLKSKKIRVYPETELKMTWRKWLAASRYCYNAGMARLRDTYFEGLKLPSAYDLRQVVMSKIPEWVNSTPFNLRGAAVLDAHAAFKNTPKEHKLRPKFRSCRQPVSSFKLQSQNWRGGTTYPTHKTESGIKLKELKVNASEEIPAAIPSDFNVILDRGRWFIAYTVEEERLTNPHQQAIALDPGVRTFLTGFDGNKVIALGNGSISRIVKLCKRLDRIQSETAKAKGRDNKRKRFKLRKLARQLRIKIRNLVDECHKKTAAFLTSNYSQVMIPDFKSSFMVYRAKRKINHKTARSLLTWAHYRFKQRLVHQAVKRGCQVIEVTEEYTSKTCSKCGQIHNRLGGSKKFICPNCSHRIDRDANGSINVFLKTISGN; this comes from the coding sequence ATGGACTCAGGAAATACAAGTCTCAAATCAAAGAAGATCCGGGTTTACCCTGAAACCGAATTAAAGATGACTTGGCGCAAGTGGCTGGCAGCTAGCAGATATTGCTATAACGCCGGAATGGCAAGATTACGCGATACTTACTTTGAAGGGCTTAAATTACCTAGTGCTTATGACTTGCGTCAGGTGGTGATGTCGAAGATCCCGGAATGGGTAAATTCAACTCCCTTTAATTTGCGTGGAGCGGCGGTGCTCGACGCTCATGCCGCCTTTAAAAACACTCCCAAAGAACACAAGCTGAGGCCAAAGTTTCGGAGTTGCCGTCAACCCGTTTCATCCTTTAAGTTACAGTCTCAAAACTGGAGAGGGGGCACGACCTACCCAACGCACAAAACCGAGTCAGGAATTAAGCTAAAGGAGCTAAAAGTTAATGCCAGTGAAGAAATACCAGCAGCGATTCCGAGCGATTTTAATGTCATTTTGGATCGAGGTAGATGGTTTATAGCCTACACCGTCGAAGAGGAAAGGCTGACCAATCCTCATCAACAGGCGATCGCCCTAGACCCTGGAGTGAGAACTTTTTTGACTGGTTTTGACGGCAACAAGGTCATTGCACTAGGCAACGGCTCAATCTCGCGCATTGTCAAGCTCTGTAAGCGTTTAGATCGGATTCAGTCAGAAACTGCTAAAGCTAAAGGTAGAGACAATAAGCGCAAAAGATTCAAGCTAAGAAAGCTGGCTCGGCAGCTAAGAATAAAAATTAGAAACCTGGTTGATGAATGTCACAAAAAGACTGCTGCTTTCTTGACCTCTAATTACTCCCAGGTCATGATTCCCGACTTTAAGTCATCGTTCATGGTCTACAGAGCCAAGCGAAAGATTAACCATAAAACAGCACGTTCTTTGCTCACTTGGGCGCACTACCGCTTTAAACAGAGGCTGGTTCACCAAGCGGTTAAACGAGGCTGCCAGGTAATAGAAGTCACGGAAGAATATACAAGCAAAACCTGCTCAAAATGCGGGCAGATTCACAATCGGCTAGGCGGTTCTAAGAAATTTATCTGCCCCAATTGCTCCCATAGAATCGACCGGGATGCTAATGGCAGTATCAATGTCTTCTTGAAAACAATCTCTGGCAATTAG
- a CDS encoding DUF6464 family protein produces the protein MEPDSLPTEVILTEPTRSLGKIQLDWNPQPGHYLDLEGKTYTVLERRHRYQLKSGRYRLQKIALYVQSARRPIETSTIDGRWVLGDATCRYNARSELIRCAVNPEGPCSECRFYEPQEA, from the coding sequence ATGGAGCCAGATTCTCTACCGACAGAGGTGATTCTGACCGAGCCGACGCGATCGCTCGGTAAAATCCAGCTTGATTGGAATCCCCAACCCGGTCACTATCTCGATTTAGAAGGAAAAACCTACACGGTACTAGAACGCCGTCATCGCTACCAACTCAAATCCGGTCGCTACCGCCTGCAAAAAATTGCCCTCTACGTCCAGAGCGCCCGCCGACCGATCGAAACGAGTACGATTGACGGGCGTTGGGTTCTCGGGGATGCGACCTGCCGCTACAACGCTCGTTCGGAATTGATTCGCTGTGCGGTCAACCCAGAAGGCCCGTGTTCCGAATGTCGGTTCTACGAACCGCAAGAAGCTTGA
- a CDS encoding response regulator transcription factor codes for MSKKILIVDDEPHIRILMEQTLEELEDEGVELLIEENGEAALKAIESERPQLVFLDVMMPKLNGFEVCNQVKNELKIEGVYIIMLTAKGQEFDKQKGCDVGADLYMTKPFDPDEVLERSIEVLGLE; via the coding sequence ATGTCTAAAAAAATCTTGATCGTGGATGACGAACCGCACATCCGCATTTTGATGGAACAAACGCTCGAAGAGTTAGAAGATGAAGGGGTCGAACTGTTGATCGAAGAAAATGGCGAAGCCGCACTCAAGGCGATCGAGTCGGAACGACCCCAACTCGTTTTCCTCGACGTGATGATGCCCAAACTCAATGGTTTTGAAGTCTGTAATCAGGTCAAAAATGAGTTAAAAATAGAGGGAGTTTACATCATCATGTTAACGGCGAAAGGTCAGGAGTTCGACAAGCAAAAAGGATGCGATGTCGGCGCGGATTTGTACATGACGAAGCCTTTCGACCCCGATGAAGTCCTGGAACGCTCGATCGAGGTGTTGGGGTTGGAGTAA